In Malania oleifera isolate guangnan ecotype guangnan chromosome 8, ASM2987363v1, whole genome shotgun sequence, a single window of DNA contains:
- the LOC131161562 gene encoding histone H3.3 translates to MARTKQTARKSTGGKAPRKQLATKAARKSAPTTGGVKKPHRYRPGTVALREIRKYQKSTELLIRKLPFQRLVREIAQDFKTDLRFQSHAVLALQEAAEAYLVGLFEDTNLCAIHAKRVTIMPKDIQLARRIRGERA, encoded by the exons ATGGCTCGTACGAAGCAAACCGCTCGCAAGTCAACCGGAGGAAAGGCTCCGAGGAAGCAGCTCGCCACCAAG GCTGCGAGGAAGTCGGCGCCTACGACCGGCGGAGTCAAGAAGCCTCACCGTTATCGTCCCGGAACTGTTGCCCTTCG TGAAATTAGGAAATACCAGAAGAGCACAGAGCTCCTGATTCGCAAGTTGCCTTTCCAGCGCCTGGTGCGTGAAATTGCTCAAGATTTCAAG ACGGATCTGAGGTTCCAGAGTCACGCTGTTCTGGCTCTTCAGGAAGCTGCAGAGGCATATCTGGTGGGTTTGTTTGAGGATACGAATCTGTGCGCTATCCACGCTAAGAGGGTCACCATTATGCCCAAGGACATTCAGCTTGCTCGTCGAATCCGCGGTGAACGAGCTTGA